A single window of Serinus canaria isolate serCan28SL12 chromosome 14, serCan2020, whole genome shotgun sequence DNA harbors:
- the AIMP2 gene encoding aminoacyl tRNA synthase complex-interacting multifunctional protein 2 isoform X2 — protein sequence MPAMYKEEVDPSLQALESRQEEILKRLYELKSAVDGLSKMIQTPDADFDVTNIIQTDEISPLTTNGADLDLMLGKDYGALKDVVINANPSLPPLSLLVIHSLLCERYKILSAVHTHSSVKSVPENLLKCFGEQTKKQPRHEYQLGFTLIWKDVPKPQMKFSIQTMCPIEGEGNIARFLFSLFGQKYNAVTSTLIDSWVDTAIFQLKEGSSKERGAVLRSMNAALGKSSWLVGNELTLADVVAWSALQQTGAANSAPANVQKWMKSCENLAPFSSVMKLLK from the exons CCCATCACTTCAAGCACTTGAATCCCGCCAGGAGGAGATTCTGAAGCGCTTGTACGAACTGAAGAGTGCTGTGGATGGACTCTCCAAGATGATACAAACCCCAGATGCTGACTTTGATGTAACAAATATCATTCAAACTGATGAAATTTCTCCTTTGACAACAAATGGAGCAGATTTAGATCTGATGCTTGGAAAG GATTATGGTGCCCTGAAAGATGTTGTCATCAATGCAAATCCTTCTCTACCTCCGCTGTCACTGTTAGTGATACACAGTCTGCTTTGTGAGCGCTACAAAATATTATCAGCTGTTCACACACATTCATCAGTGAAAAGTGTGCCAGAAAACCTCTTGAAATGCTTTGGAGAGCAGACTAAGAAGCAGCCACGTCATGAGTATCAGTTGGGCTTTACTCTAATTTGGAAAGATG TTCCCAAACCCCAGATGAAGTTTAGCATTCAAACCATGTGCCCCATAGAAGGAGAGGGGAACATCGCTCgatttctcttttccctgtttgGGCAGAAGTACAATGCAGTTACCTCAACTCTGATCGACAGCTGGGTGGACACAGCCATCTTCCAGCTGAaagaaggcagcagcaaggagagaggagcagtGCTGCGCTCCATGAACGCTGCCCTGGGCAAGAGCTCGTGGCTGGTGGGCAATGAACTGACGCTGGCTGATGTGGTGGCGTGGAGCGCGCTGCAGCAAACGGGCGCTGCCAACAGCGCCCCGGCCAACGTGCAGAAGTGGATGAAGTCCTGTGAGAATCTGGCACCTTTCAGCTCTGTGATGAAGCTACTCAAGTGA
- the EIF2AK1 gene encoding LOW QUALITY PROTEIN: eukaryotic translation initiation factor 2-alpha kinase 1 (The sequence of the model RefSeq protein was modified relative to this genomic sequence to represent the inferred CDS: inserted 2 bases in 2 codons; deleted 2 bases in 1 codon), giving the protein MTSLRRPLASGARRRPGRXGGGRRGGGGGGGGSSERLRVTRGPAPPLCRCREPLEGARRPPVRARGSRGLRAVPVPVQGRGGDAPLPTADLRYELLPARPRLLGRRFPSRVYPSSSCFISRRSKSGHKRWPGPRSRPRRAGRAPPAAADGXPGAGHVRGGRAAAMRAPVPAIEFPEESPEPHFDDSDVPAELRVANGSQKFVKFTSTIQNQLLLVSLLEHLCHMYTHNPVHSRGLFRILRQTFTRTGLLSPFVFCDEFSTIRLQHNRAITELMKAANQQVLKGELDNGESLAIGEKEVLFEAQTSRYLNEFEEVARLGSGGYGKVYKVRNKLDGQFYAIKKIKIKKATRRDCMKVLREVKVLAGLQHPNIVGYHTAWMEQVQTVHPKGKTIMELQPLVLEQKNSNDQCHIQSVESGSSIIFADLTSQEKKSCDSTSLKNVHRESVQNMDVRNDFTNSNSKESVKPSKGELSIELQGGFVNNDNSLSTDVDNHSTRGPHSSLDQGASTESESCSDSKSCSEGCSKNEVALCGEFEVEYHLMLHIQMQLCELSLWDWIADRNKRCHKRSEDTSSPYHLVDVRWTMKIFQEVVEGVCYIHSMGVMHRDIKPRNIFLHGPDHQVKIGDFGLACKDLLWDDADQGFQTERINGLTHTSGVGTCLYASPEQLQGSHYDFKSDMYSMGVVLLELFQPFGTEMERTEVLTHLRTGQIPHTFSKKWPTQAKYVKLLTSPRATERPTAAQLRDSELFHTTDQVISNLQQKVRQQEEEIEKLRETIRQLSEEQDEQTRQGSPV; this is encoded by the exons ATGACGTCCCTCCGCCGGCCTCTTGCATCCGGGGCCCGGCGCCGGCCGGGCA CGGGcggggggaggagaggaggcggcggcggcggcggggggagcAGCGAGCGCCTCCGGGTCACACGGGGACCGGCACCGCCCCTGTGCCGCTGCCGGGAGCCGCTAGAGGGGGCTCGGCGACCCCCGGTCCGGGCGCGGGGCTCACGCGGGCTGCGGGCGGTGCCGGTCCCCgtgcag gggaggggaggggacgcTCCGCTCCCCACTGCAGACCTTCGGTACGAGCTCCTGCCCGCCCGTCCCCGCCTTTTGGGCCGAAGGTTCCCCTCTCGGGTTTATCCCTCCAGTTCATGTTTTATCTCTCGGCGCTCAAAGAGCGGCCATAAACGCTGGCCCGGCCCCCGGAGCCGCCCACGGCGGGCCGGGCGGGCCCCGCCGGCCGCAGCGGATG ATCCTGGTGCCGGGCATGTGAGGGGCGGGAGGGCTGCGGCCATGCGGGCGCCGGTGCCCGCCATCGAGTTCCCTGAGGAGAGCCCGGAGCCGCATTTTGATG ATTCGGATGTGCCGGCGGAGCTGCGAGTTGCAAACGGGTCGCAAAAATTTGTGAAGTTCACTTCAACCATCCAGaaccagctgctgcttgtgtcactgctggagcatctctgccaCATGTACACGCACAACCCCGTTCACTCCAGGGGTTTGTTCCGAA TTCTTCGTCAGACTTTCACAAGAACAGGGTTACTCTCCCCTTTTGTCTTTTGTGATGAATTTAGTACTATAAGATTGCAGCACAACAGAGCCATTACTGAACTGATGAAAGCAGCTAATCAACAAGTGCTTAAAGGG GAACTTGATAACGGAGAGTCTCTTGCAATTGG GGAAAAGGAGGTTCTCTTTGAAGCACAGACTTCACGATACTTGAATGAATTTGAAGAGGTTGCAAGGCTGGGAAGTGGAGGATATGGCAAAGTATACAAG GTCAGAAACAAGTTAGATGGTCAGTTCtatgctattaaaaaaattaaaattaagaaggCTACAAGAAGAGATTGCATGAAG GTGCTCCGAGAAGTCAAagtgctggctgggctgcagcatcccaatATTGTAGGCTATCACACTGCTTGGATGGAACAAGTTCAAACAGTACATCCAAA AGGGAAAACAATAATGGAGTTGCAGCCACTAGTTCTGGAGCAAAAGAACAGCAA TGATCAGTGTCACATCCAGAGTGTGGAAAGTGGTAGCTCAATTATCTTTGCTGACCTTACCTCACAAGAAAAGAAGTCCTGTGACAGTACCAGTCTTAAAAATGTGCATAGAGAATCAGTGCAGAATATGGATGTAAGGAATGACTTTACAAACAGCAATAGCAAAGAGAGTGTGAAACCAAGTAAAGGTGAATTATCCATAGAACTACAAGGAGGCTTTGTAAATAATGATAACAGTTTATCAACTGATGTGGACAATCATTCAACACGGGGACCTCATTCCAGTCTGGATCAAGGTGCTAGCACTGAAAGCGAGTCCTGCTCTGACAGCAAGTCCTGCTCTGAAGGATGCTCCAAAAATGAGGTGGCACTCTGTGGGGAGTTTGAG gTGGAATATCACTTGATGCTTCATATACAAATGCAGTTGTGTGAATTATCCTTGTGGGACTGGATTGCTGACCGTAATAAAAGATGTCACAAGAGATCAGAGGACACTTCTA gTCCATACCATCTCGTGGATGTTCGCTGGACAATGAAGATTTTCCAGGAGGTAGTGGAAGGAGTTTGCTATATCCACAGCATGGGAGTGATGCATCGAGACATTAAA CCTAGAAATATCTTTCTACATGGACCAGATCATCAGGTAAAAATAGGTGACTTTGGATTAGCCTGCAAAGACCTTCTTTGGGATGATGCAGACCAGGGGTTTCAGACAGAACGGATAAATG GACTGACACATACTTCAGGAGTGGGGACCTGCCTCTATGCCTCACCTGAACAACTGCAGGGATCTCACTACGATTTCAAG TCAGACATGTACAGCATGGGTGTTGTCCTGCTAGAACTCTTCCAACCATTTggaacagaaatggaaagaacAGAAGTCCTTACACATTTAAGGACTGGCCAGATTCCTCACACTTTCTCCAAGAAATGGCCTACTCAGGCCAAGTATGTGAAACTCCTCACCAGCCCAAGAGCTACGGAGCGCCCGACAGCGGCTCAGCTTCGGGACAGTGAGCTCTTCCACACCACAGACCAG GTTATTTCTAACCTCCAACAGAAGGTGAGAcagcaagaagaagaaatagagaAGCTGAGGGAGACAATAAGACAGCTTTCTGAAGAGCAAGATGAACAAACAAGACAAGGCTCTCCTGTTTAA
- the USP42 gene encoding ubiquitin carboxyl-terminal hydrolase 42, giving the protein MTIVNKPKSSKSKKSSSRRSDKSMKPRTKKMTSRTASLGRVPPTEDPNKVSVDKGPGGHIYCRSSQKSKPFAQRDLVVNDGIAPPQRILFPPEKICMDWQQTQSVGVGLQNLGNTCFLNSTLQCLTYTPPLANYMLSLEHTKSCHVEGFCMMCTMESHINQVLCCSNNAIKPTSVINGLKRIGKHFHFGSQEDAHEFLCFTVDALQKACLNGSTKLDRSSQATTLIYQIFGGYLRSRVKCLNCKAVSDTYEPFLDVTLDIKAVTSVTRALEQFVKPEQLDGENSYKCSKCKKMVPASKRYTIHRSSNVLTISLKRFANFTGGKINKDVKYPEYLDLRAYMSQSIGEPLIYALYAVLVHSGFNCNAGHYLCFIKAGNGLWYRMNDASVELSDIKTVLNQQAYVLFYIRRYDLTLGERAFYLPAPSYPRSFLGQRGANSKQPAFMGPRLPPHMIKSSNRLNGNGPLKEDPSTVGVAVKRPSSAPPTACVQNWAISRPSMTDPSKTQKITISIHNKLPTRQAVPQAECPSSAVEEEDLKPLPSATITNSSAAEPTSNLSTVSVATNVSKQEVPDEIFVEPAVNGNPKLCSDNMVPYGAEPSGKAEESKALFKRHCNVISSNGILIGKVVRTLHNSHSSCQNAEERSQHELPKIDSLNGAISLDNEYKENGLKLDDSTCQVQPVKPSEIFFSKANGVLEAMPKALSPDPQGILESLTYSQLSSLSEEKSVSGPQKSSDNDGVTDTVVMEALFAYEESRKVPSNFSCEVEKLFTQSDSETIFTKEVAESIITKADNAHLNINGQHKVRKKSLDTEGEFLGQCESEDIRDKDKLRRSKEPELISKENPLYIKGSPESKEKLGQISSIKPDIECSSKKLASLDITDKCQDTKDISNNYVEVPPVNDSSITKLDKVLESQFSRADEGLSNKICEDDDKHMKKNKKKIHDSKRTDKEHYRRKRENSDTEEKERQTRNKPDDHSHRRRSSHSMETNKQSRHKQEYCSESKYRSSHNERNSPSNGRSSGKYSRYRSRSRERTDADRNRYYYSKGDRPWIRERYYQDEPRRWEKCRYYNDYYSSHGTRDGRERRSSHCDKDYDKLSQAYSRSHKDYHCKSRWAHSTLSREEDVHHFSSHRANFHHCSVPQQHSEKYSRERHALPPVSAHSSFEDSSRENEKLRNGKRKYSHQEESGSDIEKKCRKTDDQRIKKYKKVKKKKKSKDKHREKDYKLYDLDCSVLHFDNDNRKHKKKKKKKKHDRKLKDLLEYLDSRFQKKTWEKKEESRPPDDHLCEQYRNQGSKQPYKEEKPSGAGDSKKYSSMASTEYVREVELTDESLQYSD; this is encoded by the exons ATGACCATAGTTAACAAGCCAAAATCTTCAAAGTCTAAAAAATCTTCCTCAAGACGGTCTGACAAATCTATGAAACCCCGTACTAAAAAAATGACGTCTCGCACTGCAAGTTTGGGCCGGGTACCTCCTACAGAAGATCCAAACAAAGTCTCTGTGGACAAAGGTCCTGGGGGGCATATTTATTGTAGATCATCTCAAAAGTCAAAGCCTTTTGCCCAAAGAGATCTAG TTGTTAATGATGGGATTGCTCCACCACAAAGAATTCTTTTTCCACCTGAGAAAATCTGTATGGACTGGCAACAAACACAAAGTGTTGGAGTTGGACTGCAGAACCTCGGCAACACTTGTTTCCTTAATTCTACTCTCCAGTGTTTGACCTACACGCCTCCTCTTGCCAATTACATGCTTTCACTTGAGCACACCAAGTCAT GTCATGTAGAAGGATTCTGTATGATGTGCACAATGGAAAGTCACATCAACCAGGTCCTGTGTTGCTCTAATAATGCTATCAAACCTACATCTGTTATCAATGGCCTTAAAA GAataggaaaacatttccattttggcAGTCAAGAGGATGCACATGAATTCTTATGCTTCACTGTTGATGCTTTACAGAAAGCTTGCTTGAATGGAAGCACCAA ATTAGACAGATCTTCTCAAGCCACCACACTTATTTATCAAATATTTGGAGGATATCTAAGATCTCGAg TAAAGTGCTTGAACTGCAAAGCAGTGTCGGATACGTACGAGCCATTTCTCGACGTTACTTTGGATATAAAG GCAGTTACATCTGTCACCAGAGCTCTAGAACAATTTGTGAAACCGGAACAGCTGGATGGTGAAAATAGCTATAAGTGTAGCAA GTGTAAAAAGATGGTTCCAGCATCAAAGAGATACACGATACATCGCTCTTCCAATGTTCTCACAATATCACTGAAAAGATTTGCAAATTTTACAGGTGGAAAGATCAACAAG GATGTAAAATACCCTGAATATTTGGATCTTCGAGCATATATGTCCCAATCCATTGGAGAACCCCTCATCTATGCTTTGTATGCAGTTCTTGTACATAGTGGCTTCAACTGTAATGCTGGACACTATCTCTGCTTCATAAAG GCTGGTAATGGACTTTGGTACCGAATGAATGATGCCTCAGTAGAGCTTTCTGATATCAAAACAGTTCTCAATCAGCAAGCTTATGTACTTTTTTATATCAG gcgCTACGACCTGACGCTGGGGGAGCGAGCGTTCTACCTGCCCGCGCCCTCCTACCCCCGCTCCTTCCTGGGCCAGCGCGGGGCCAACAGCAAGCAGCCTGCGTTCATGGGACCACGGCTTCCTCCTCACATGATTAAG AGTTCAAATCGTTTAAATGGAAATGGACCCTTAAAAGAGGATCCCAGTACTGTTGGTGTTGCTGTAAAAAGGCCGTCTTCAGCTCCACCAACAGCTTGTGTTCAAAACTGGGCCATTTCCAGGCCTTCAATGACAGACCCTTCCAAAACCCAGAAGATCACCATCAGTATTCACAACAAGCTGCCCACCCGGCAGGCGGTGCCGCAGGCGGAGTGTCCGAGCAGcgctgtggaggaggaggatctGAAGCCCCTTCCTTCAGCCACAATTACAAActcttctgcagcagagcctACCTCAAACCTCTCCACAGTGTCAGTTGCTACTAATGTCTCCAAGCAGGAGGTTCCTGATGAAATCTTTGTTGAGCCAGCAGTGAATGGAAACCCCAAGCTGTGTTCTGATAACATGGTCCCTTACGGTGCAGAGCCTTCAGGAAAAGCCGAGGAGTCGAAGGCCTTGTTCAAAAGGCATTGCAATGTCATATCTTCCAATGGGATTCTGATTGGGAAGGTGGTCCGTACATTGCATAATTCTCATTCGTCCTGTCAGAATGCTGAAGAGAGATCCCAGCATGAGCTGCCAAAAATTGATTCCCTAAATGGTGCTATTAGTTTAGATAATGAATATAAAGAAAATGGACTGAAACTTGATGATTCCACTTGCCAAGTCCAACCCGTTAAACCTTCTGagattttcttctctaaagCGAATGGAGTGCTTGAAGCG ATGCCTAAAGCTTTGTCACCAGATCCTCAAGGTATCTTAGAATCTCTTACATACAGCCAGTTGAGCAGCTTGTCAGAGGAAAAGAG tGTCTCTGGACCTCAGAAGTCTTCTGACAATGATGGAGTTACGGATACTGTAGTGATGGAAGCACTGTTTGCCTATGAAGAATCCAGGAAGGTTCCTTCCAATTTTAGCTGTGAGGTTGAGAAACTTTTTACTCAATCAGATTCTGAAACCATTTTTACCAAAGAAGTTGCTGAAAGTATTATAACAAAAGCTGATAATGCACATCTCAATATTAATGGTCAGCACAAGGTTAGGAAAAAATCCTTGGATACTGAAGGTGAATTCCTTGGGCAGTGTGAGTCTGAAGACATCAGAGATAAAGACAAACTAAGAAGATCAAAAGAACCTGAActcatttcaaaagaaaatcctttgTACATCAAAGGATCTCCTgagagcaaagagaaattaGGGCAAATTTCCTCTATAAAGCCTGACATTGAATGTAGTTCTAAAAAACTTGCTTCTCTAGATATTACAGATAAATGCCAAGATACAAAGGACATTTCTAATAACTATGTAGAGGTACCACCCGTTAATGACTCTTCTATTACAAAGCTGGATAAAGTATTGGAAAGTCAATTTTCTAGAGCAGATGAAGGACTGAGTAATAAAATATGTGAAGATGATGAtaaacatatgaaaaaaaataagaaaaaaatccatgactCTAAAAGAACTGACAAAGAGCACTACCggaggaagagagagaactCGGAcactgaggagaaggagaggcaAACCAGAAACAAACCAGATGATCATTCCCACAGGAGGCGGAGCTCTCACAGCATggaaacaaacaagcaaagcCGTCACAAGCAGGAGTATTGCAGTGAGAGCAAGTACAGATCCTCCCACAATGAAAGAAACAGTCCCAGCAatggcaggagctcaggaaaaTACTCTCGTTACAGATCCCGAAGCAGAGAAAGGACAGATGCAGACAGGAATAGGTATTATTATTCCAAAGGAGACAGACCTTGGATTAGAGAAAGATACTATCAAGATGAACCACGGAGATGGGAAAAATGCAGGTACTACAATGATTATTATTCCTCCCATGGAACAAGGGATGGTAGGGAGAGGAGGTCCTCTCATTGCGATAAAGACTATGACAAATTGAGCCAAGCTTACAGCAGGTCACACAAGGATTATCATTGCAAAAGCAGATGGGCTCACAGCACACTCTCCCGAGAGGAGGATGTGCATCActtcagcagccacagagcaaaCTTCCACCACTGTTCAGTACCTCAGCAGCACTCGGAAAAATACTCCCGTGAAAGGCACGCGCTGCCACCAGTGTCAGCTCACTCCAGTTTTGAGGACTCTTCCCgggaaaatgaaaaactaaGAAATGGCAAAAGAAAATACTCCCACCAAGAAGAAAGTGGAAGTGACATAGAAAAGAAATGCCGGAAGACAGATGACCAAAGAATCAAAAAGTATAAGAAggtcaagaagaaaaagaagtccaAAGATAAACATCGAGAGAAGGATTACAA ACTTTATGATTTGGATTGCTCTGTGCTCCACTTTGACAATGACAATCGCAAacataagaaaaagaagaaaaagaagaagcacGACAGGAAACTGAAAGACTTATTGGAATATTTAGATTCTCGTTTCCAGAAGAAAACatgggagaagaaggaagaatcCCGTCCTCCAGATGACCATTTATGTGAGCAATACAGAAACCAGGGCAGTAAACAACCCTACAAGGAAGAGAAGCCTTCTGGTGCAGGTGACAGCAAGAAATACAGCTCCATGGCATCCACTGAGTATGTCAGAG AGGTGGAGCTGACTGATGAAAGCCTTCAATACTCAGACTGA